A DNA window from Flavisolibacter ginsenosidimutans contains the following coding sequences:
- a CDS encoding T9SS type A sorting domain-containing protein codes for MRIVLLFIALLPSAFLCAQAKLVINGGIVIINSGGVLVVNNPDNTAIIQTGSGYIQSEGYNNRLIWTIGTGNGANYLVPFGNAVTYLPVRFTAASGSDAAGQLVFSTYPTSTWKNSDFLPPGVTNMNNGSADVSANTIDRFWQVSPMGYTTKPTLTNLSFTYADGEYAPPNTVIESALIAERWNSSLNKWDDYIPPSSINTSTNTVTVASIAGNQSFNWWTLVSSSSPLPLTLTSFTASVQNRKVQTTWQTASEINTDHFEVWRSPNAVQFDLVGKVAAAGSSARILNYSLTDAVPYNHTSYYRLKSVDKDAKFSWSPTISVNITGETTIFLYPNPVVNSITLCSPAEVLNQKPVALLFDASGRLLQSFALVSPSQSVNTARLAAGGYRITIHYANETTTLSFIKK; via the coding sequence GTGAGAATAGTTTTGTTATTCATTGCTTTACTGCCGTCTGCGTTTTTATGCGCCCAGGCAAAGCTTGTGATCAACGGTGGCATTGTTATCATTAACAGTGGCGGTGTTTTGGTTGTTAACAATCCAGACAATACCGCCATCATTCAAACCGGTTCGGGATACATTCAAAGCGAGGGTTACAACAACCGGCTTATTTGGACAATTGGAACAGGCAACGGCGCTAATTATTTGGTCCCGTTTGGCAATGCGGTTACTTACTTGCCGGTTCGTTTTACGGCAGCATCCGGGTCCGATGCGGCCGGTCAACTTGTTTTTAGTACCTACCCGACGTCAACCTGGAAGAACAGCGATTTTCTTCCACCGGGTGTTACGAACATGAATAACGGTAGCGCAGACGTTTCCGCAAACACGATTGACCGCTTTTGGCAAGTTTCGCCAATGGGTTACACAACGAAGCCCACCCTTACCAATCTTTCGTTTACTTACGCCGACGGCGAATACGCACCGCCCAACACCGTCATCGAATCAGCCCTGATTGCAGAGCGATGGAACAGTTCCTTAAATAAATGGGATGATTATATTCCTCCTTCTTCTATCAATACATCAACCAATACGGTCACCGTTGCTTCCATTGCCGGCAATCAATCATTCAATTGGTGGACGCTTGTCAGTAGCAGTTCGCCGTTGCCTTTAACACTGACTTCATTCACCGCCTCTGTTCAAAACAGAAAAGTGCAAACAACGTGGCAAACGGCATCCGAAATCAACACCGATCACTTTGAAGTATGGCGAAGCCCCAATGCGGTTCAATTTGATTTGGTTGGAAAAGTGGCAGCGGCAGGAAGCAGTGCCAGGATTTTAAATTATTCTTTAACAGATGCGGTTCCTTACAATCACACATCATACTATCGGTTGAAATCAGTTGATAAGGATGCAAAGTTTTCATGGTCGCCAACGATTAGTGTAAACATTACAGGCGAAACAACTATTTTTCTTTATCCCAATCCTGTCGTCAACAGCATCACGTTGTGCAGTCCAGCCGAAGTACTCAACCAAAAACCCGTTGCACTTTTGTTTGATGCAAGCGGGCGTTTGCTTCAATCGTTTGCGCTTGTTTCTCCCAGCCAGTCCGTCAACACAGCCAGGCTTGCCGCAGGCGGTTATCGCATAACTATCCACTACGCCAACGAAACAACGACACTCTCATTCATTAAAAAATAA
- a CDS encoding tail fiber domain-containing protein, with protein MKPVFSLLLVMIFARSYAQNIGINATGATPHASAMLDVSSTTKGFLAPRMTTAQRTAITSPAIGLMVYDTDTNNFWFFNGVSWTQVSTGSATNYWSANGNDIFNNNSGNVGIGTNTPSEKLTVKAIGNGITHTDGTIKLTTYLGSDAAGDPAGGWLGTASNHPLYFYANGGAPRMSVLTNGNVGIGTTNPISKLSVQTPTNSFGLTHTDGTVTLETYISTGQGWIGTGSNHPLTFFTNGLQQMTITANGNVGIGTGSPANKLQIGALGTSGFNGNDIALGNGTNATGLFQSNSILQVASTTDIAFLTRSNGTGLGNLGINTATPTNQLQIGSVGSTGFNGNNLAVGNGTNATGFAQSNSFLQVASSTNIVFLPQANNGGGRVGINTSTPRAPLDVIDYVAIPNSNYDYLNYGSSLNDIQRCSPCTANVSIRAESAVYAAEFDANSDARIKNVTGMTNSEKDLETINSLRITDYTMKDKVKYGNKPFKKVIAQEVEKVYPQVISTHTDFIPNVYQLTHKVEKTADGYLLTFIKKHNLTRDAKKLKLLSKESKAMEIVDVENIPSDYQVLVKGTNITDEQLFVYGEEVDDFHTVDYEGLTTLNISATQELSKQLKAQQAAIEAQNIKITQLMATIILLKDKRPVAKRHKADKGMAKN; from the coding sequence ATGAAACCTGTCTTTAGTCTTCTTCTTGTGATGATTTTTGCCAGAAGTTATGCGCAAAATATCGGCATTAATGCCACCGGTGCCACGCCACACGCAAGTGCCATGCTGGATGTTAGCAGCACGACCAAAGGGTTTCTTGCACCCCGCATGACAACGGCGCAACGGACCGCCATCACTTCGCCCGCAATAGGACTGATGGTGTATGATACCGACACCAACAACTTTTGGTTTTTTAACGGCGTTTCGTGGACGCAGGTTTCTACAGGCAGTGCCACCAATTACTGGTCGGCAAACGGTAACGATATATTTAATAACAATTCGGGAAACGTTGGAATCGGAACCAATACACCATCCGAAAAACTTACCGTAAAAGCGATTGGAAACGGCATCACGCATACCGATGGTACCATCAAACTAACAACCTACTTGGGCAGTGATGCTGCCGGCGATCCAGCAGGCGGCTGGCTTGGCACGGCATCGAATCACCCGCTTTATTTTTATGCTAACGGCGGGGCACCAAGAATGTCCGTCCTGACAAACGGCAACGTTGGTATTGGCACAACAAATCCTATTTCGAAATTGAGTGTGCAGACACCCACCAACTCGTTTGGACTTACGCATACTGACGGCACAGTAACACTTGAAACCTATATCAGCACCGGTCAAGGTTGGATCGGTACAGGGTCAAATCATCCGCTGACATTTTTCACAAACGGCTTACAGCAAATGACAATTACAGCCAACGGGAATGTAGGAATTGGGACGGGAAGTCCTGCAAACAAATTACAAATAGGCGCGTTGGGAACGTCGGGCTTTAACGGAAACGATATTGCCTTGGGCAACGGTACCAATGCCACCGGCCTGTTTCAGTCAAATTCAATTTTGCAAGTTGCATCCACTACGGATATTGCTTTTTTAACACGCAGCAATGGAACGGGACTTGGAAATCTAGGCATTAACACCGCTACGCCAACCAATCAACTTCAAATTGGTTCCGTTGGTTCTACCGGCTTCAATGGTAACAATTTGGCCGTTGGCAACGGCACAAATGCGACGGGCTTTGCGCAGAGCAATTCTTTTTTACAAGTCGCTTCATCCACAAATATTGTATTCCTGCCGCAGGCGAACAATGGTGGAGGCCGGGTGGGAATTAATACCAGCACACCCCGAGCGCCTCTTGATGTGATTGATTACGTTGCGATACCCAATTCAAACTATGATTACTTAAACTACGGCTCCAGCCTTAATGATATACAACGATGTTCTCCCTGTACAGCCAATGTTTCCATCAGGGCTGAAAGTGCGGTGTACGCTGCCGAATTTGATGCCAATTCAGATGCCCGCATTAAAAACGTCACCGGAATGACTAACTCAGAAAAAGACTTGGAAACTATCAACTCACTTCGGATAACAGATTACACGATGAAAGACAAAGTGAAATACGGCAATAAACCTTTCAAAAAAGTTATTGCGCAGGAAGTGGAAAAAGTATATCCCCAGGTTATTTCAACGCACACTGATTTTATCCCCAATGTTTACCAACTTACGCATAAGGTGGAGAAGACGGCGGACGGATACTTGTTAACCTTTATTAAAAAACATAACCTTACGAGGGATGCAAAAAAGCTAAAACTATTGTCAAAAGAAAGTAAAGCAATGGAAATAGTTGACGTGGAAAACATCCCTTCAGATTATCAGGTCTTGGTGAAAGGAACGAACATTACCGATGAACAACTCTTTGTGTATGGCGAAGAAGTGGACGACTTCCACACCGTAGACTACGAAGGCCTTACGACGTTGAACATTTCAGCAACGCAGGAATTAAGCAAACAACTCAAGGCACAACAAGCAGCAATAGAGGCGCAAAATATAAAGATCACGCAACTGATGGCAACCATTATTTTATTAAAAGATAAACGGCCGGTTGCCAAAAGACACAAAGCCGATAAGGGAATGGCAAAAAATTAA
- a CDS encoding ligand-binding sensor domain-containing protein, translating into MTRLLLLCSLLLPVFTNAQPLARYTVKHIDQRNGLLHNTVYAITQDKKGFIWVATDNGLQRYDGLRFENFNKGLEPIINTGVIKYIYPDDHNNLWLAGDRLARLNLATHQATLFSTEEIAGRPLFNQVDYSDSAKRTWRMTDFGLFFPGEINDPLKPLSIFTPHQQTVLGHNVYADPQRQCVWVPTWAGLMMFDQASKQIYTPSFNPQGNKVLKALRGQTISALFVDRNDNIWASTWERRLFYFDAKTQRLKQYFLGMKRKVKTSSKGVPETGTAVCIFQDSHGTVWVGTDFTGLLHYNSTDDAFEQAPLQNNESSTLQPYSKILCMNEDREGNLWIGTEKGLCIFNPYRQFFQRIAHEENRLSSLPPFEITSAFRASNGSLYIATWGGGFSIYDSLLSFKKTIKPTGDRDFALTWSFAEGDDKIIWVGAQHGTLHLYNPGTGQVKTIVPSQMDKSTIRSIVKDEEGNLWFALHSGNIVEWEKASGLFKKCATPVFALKVPLKKIYAGYGQDLWCSTDSGLLRFNKAEHRFTNIYRLTGDACCSNCSNEIHGIEQASKRSFYIGTAHCGVFLFDTEIGKYSRLKSLSALDRTSIYALKKDEHQNLWISTDYHLYQLEAVTGKLIKYAFDAGLLTGSFAQYDFLSLQNGQWLSSTPAEVVLFTPSLLKEDKAVKKVLITNFHTADQPLVVDSMLASGQPVRLQSSQNFITIEFTTNTYSNVQEQSFFYRLKGVDKEWVKGDVNGVATYTNLTPGDYLFSVRADDKTNADSEAQVKIIITPPFYLTWWFKTLLILLVVLTTYLIISRRIKSIRYEADLKRKIAETEMAALRSQMNPHFIFNCLGAIDNLMQTGQADKATTYLSRFAKLIRSVLESSKSNLVPFYKDFETLKLYVELEQFRSGNKFSFCLAADEELLNGDYKVPPLIVQPFVENAIQHGLFNKLEGERRITIKAVLNGSAIQYIVSDNGVGRAKAVEIKERNKPGQKAYGIEITTERIRMHNRVKDNDDILISDVHNDEGDTGTEVVVNLKIANS; encoded by the coding sequence ATGACCCGGCTACTGTTGCTTTGTAGTTTGTTGCTTCCTGTTTTTACCAATGCCCAGCCGCTTGCCCGATACACCGTTAAACACATCGATCAACGAAACGGCCTTTTGCACAATACCGTGTATGCAATAACACAGGATAAAAAGGGCTTTATCTGGGTAGCCACCGATAACGGGCTACAACGTTATGATGGTTTGCGTTTTGAAAACTTTAATAAGGGGCTTGAACCGATCATCAATACAGGAGTCATCAAATACATTTATCCTGATGACCACAACAATCTTTGGCTCGCCGGCGACAGGTTAGCCCGTCTTAACCTGGCAACCCATCAGGCAACTCTTTTTTCAACGGAAGAAATTGCGGGCCGTCCGCTGTTCAACCAAGTCGATTATTCCGACAGTGCGAAACGGACGTGGCGTATGACCGATTTTGGCCTTTTCTTTCCCGGCGAAATAAACGATCCGCTAAAACCCTTAAGCATCTTTACACCACATCAACAAACCGTTCTCGGTCACAACGTTTATGCCGACCCGCAAAGACAATGTGTATGGGTGCCCACCTGGGCCGGCTTAATGATGTTTGATCAGGCATCAAAACAGATTTATACACCTTCCTTTAACCCACAAGGCAATAAAGTATTGAAAGCACTCCGTGGACAAACGATTTCGGCTTTGTTTGTTGACCGGAATGATAATATTTGGGCATCAACATGGGAACGACGGTTGTTCTATTTCGACGCAAAAACACAAAGGCTGAAACAATACTTTCTTGGCATGAAAAGGAAAGTAAAGACTTCCTCAAAAGGGGTTCCTGAAACCGGTACAGCCGTTTGTATTTTTCAGGATAGCCACGGAACAGTTTGGGTGGGAACAGACTTTACCGGTTTACTTCACTACAATTCGACAGATGATGCGTTTGAGCAAGCGCCTTTGCAGAACAACGAAAGTTCAACGCTTCAGCCCTATTCCAAAATTTTATGCATGAACGAAGACCGGGAAGGAAATCTTTGGATTGGAACAGAGAAGGGTCTTTGCATCTTTAATCCATACCGTCAGTTTTTTCAGCGGATCGCACACGAAGAAAACAGGCTTTCTTCTCTGCCTCCGTTTGAAATTACATCGGCCTTTCGTGCAAGCAACGGAAGCCTTTATATCGCCACATGGGGCGGCGGTTTTAGCATCTATGACAGCCTGCTTTCTTTCAAGAAAACAATCAAGCCGACGGGTGATCGTGATTTTGCCTTGACGTGGAGTTTTGCCGAGGGCGATGATAAAATAATTTGGGTGGGTGCGCAGCACGGCACTCTTCATTTGTATAATCCAGGAACCGGACAAGTAAAAACGATTGTGCCCTCGCAAATGGACAAAAGCACCATACGGTCAATCGTTAAGGACGAGGAAGGCAACCTTTGGTTTGCCTTGCACAGCGGCAATATTGTGGAGTGGGAAAAAGCGTCCGGGCTTTTTAAAAAATGTGCGACGCCAGTATTTGCTTTGAAAGTCCCGCTAAAAAAAATTTATGCGGGCTATGGCCAAGACCTCTGGTGCAGTACCGACTCTGGCTTGTTGCGGTTTAACAAGGCAGAGCATCGTTTTACCAACATCTATCGTCTTACAGGCGATGCTTGTTGCAGCAATTGCAGCAACGAAATTCACGGAATTGAACAAGCTTCAAAACGCAGTTTTTATATTGGTACTGCACATTGTGGTGTCTTTTTATTTGACACCGAAATAGGAAAGTACAGCCGGTTAAAATCTTTATCTGCACTTGACAGAACCAGTATATATGCGCTAAAAAAAGACGAGCATCAAAACTTGTGGATTAGTACTGACTATCACTTGTACCAACTGGAAGCGGTCACCGGCAAATTGATTAAGTATGCGTTCGATGCCGGCTTGCTAACAGGAAGCTTTGCGCAATACGATTTTCTTTCGTTGCAAAATGGTCAGTGGTTGTCCTCCACACCAGCGGAAGTCGTTCTGTTTACTCCTTCTTTACTTAAAGAAGACAAGGCCGTAAAAAAAGTATTGATCACGAACTTCCACACTGCCGATCAACCACTCGTGGTAGATTCAATGTTAGCGAGTGGTCAGCCGGTTCGTTTGCAAAGCAGTCAGAATTTTATCACCATCGAATTCACGACGAATACGTATAGCAACGTGCAAGAACAAAGTTTTTTTTACCGGCTAAAAGGTGTTGATAAAGAGTGGGTGAAGGGTGATGTCAACGGTGTTGCCACGTACACAAATCTTACGCCGGGTGATTATCTTTTTTCAGTAAGGGCAGATGATAAAACAAATGCGGACAGCGAAGCGCAGGTAAAGATCATCATCACGCCGCCGTTCTATCTTACCTGGTGGTTTAAAACATTGCTGATACTGCTTGTTGTTCTCACAACTTATTTGATCATCTCCAGGCGTATAAAAAGTATTCGTTACGAAGCAGACTTAAAACGCAAGATCGCCGAGACGGAAATGGCGGCCCTTCGTTCGCAGATGAACCCGCATTTCATTTTCAATTGTCTCGGCGCCATTGACAACCTGATGCAAACCGGCCAAGCCGACAAAGCCACCACTTATTTATCACGCTTCGCAAAACTTATTCGCTCTGTTTTGGAAAGTTCAAAAAGCAACCTGGTTCCTTTCTACAAAGATTTTGAAACCTTGAAACTTTACGTTGAACTGGAACAATTCCGCTCGGGAAATAAATTTTCCTTTTGCCTTGCGGCAGACGAGGAATTGCTGAACGGTGATTACAAAGTGCCACCACTGATTGTACAACCCTTTGTGGAGAACGCAATCCAGCACGGGTTGTTCAACAAACTCGAAGGCGAGCGAAGAATAACGATAAAGGCCGTTCTTAATGGTTCGGCCATTCAATACATTGTTTCGGACAATGGCGTGGGAAGAGCAAAAGCGGTGGAAATAAAAGAACGAAACAAGCCCGGCCAAAAGGCCTACGGCATCGAAATAA